One Pseudobacteroides sp. genomic window, AAAGAAGTTGCTGGAAGAAGGTTGATTGGAGGTTGTATAATATGGCGAAAAAATGCTTATTGCTCCGCCGCTTGCTTATGATGAAATCAATGAATAGATATTAGGACTCTAATTATAGTTAATGGATAATTCCTGCAGGTATAGTAATTGCTCAAATAAAAATTTAATATTTTTTGTTTAGCCAATTAGCTTACGGGTATAAATATTCTGTGACAATTTGAATTCACTTTTCTAATTAGGTATAAATTATTGTCTATATCTACTATAATTTATAGACACTTAAATATAACAAATCTTAAGGAGGATTTTATTCTATGAAAAAATATGTATGTTCAGTATGCGGTTATGTTCATGAAGGTAGCGAAGCTCCAGACCAATGTCCACAGTGTAAAGCTCCTAAGGAAAAGTTCTATGAGAAAGTTGAAGGCTTGGCTCAATGGGCTGATGAGCATAAGATAGGTGTAGCACAGGGTGTTGACGCAGAAATTCTTGAAGGTTTGAGAGCAAACTTCATGGGTGAGTGTACTGAAGTGGGAATGTACCTTGCTATGAGCCGTCAGGCAGATAGAGAAGGTTATCCCGAAATTGCAGAAGCTTATAAGAGAATTGCTTTCGAAGAAGCAGAGCATGCTGCAAGATTTGCTGAATTATTAGGAGAAGTAGTTTATGCCGATACTAAAAAGAACCTCCAATTAAGGGTTGAAGCAGAACATGGTGCTTGCCAAGGCAAAAAGGACATAGCAACAAAAGCAAAGCAGCTTAATTATGATGCTATTCATGATACAGTTCATGAAATGTGCAAGGATGAAGCAAGACATGGTATGGCATTTAAAGGCCTTTTGGAAAGATATTTCGGTAAATAAAAATTGTTGGAATTATACGCTTATTATGATAGATATTCCTACCCCTATATTATAAGGGTGTGTTTTGTACAAGACACACCCCTTCCTTATAGCTTCATAACTTTTGCAATGTCTCTTACGCTTCCTGAAAATATCTCCAACTGTTGATTTATATTTTTTGATGTCTCGTCCGATATATTATCCCTTAATTCATCAGAATAAATAATTGTTTCAATCTTTTCCAATGTACTTAAAATATAATAGAGCTTTGATTCGCAATCGTCAAGATTGTTTCTGATATGCTTAAGCTCCGATAGAATCTGCTTTTTCTCTGAAATAGCCTTCCCATAGGTTTGCCTTGCACTTTCACTTACGCCTGAATTAAGCTTCATTTCCAGTGACTTGATATCCGTGGTAGCTTGTGCATCACGGCTCGCCAGAAATCTTATCCCTTTCCTATAGCTCATGACGAGATTGGGTATCAACTCTTCAAACACTGCAATCTCAGACATAAACTTTGCTATAAATTGATACTTACCCCTGTCCAGCAGCTTGATATTACCTAATACTACTCCAAGCTTTTCTATTATTGGCGATAACCTATCCCGGGACTCATTAGCAAGCTCTCTGAAATCGTTATAATCCTGCTCCTTTTTTTGCGGCTCCTTCTCTTCTGAAAAGAGTACAGAGTATGTAGCAACAACAAGGAAGATAAGCCCACCCAGCAAAGCACCTGCGGGGCTATTGTAAAACCTGTAAGATACTCCTGTTGCTATGACAGCTACTCCAAAGGCTGCTGCTGACCTCAAATTCAATAATGCATTAAAAAATCCATTATTATTCATATACACATCCTATTTTAGTGCTACACATAAATTATATTTACTCATACCTCATATATTACTATTAAAGCAATTGTTGTATTGATTTTGCAATCTTGGTTGTTGTCGCGAGAATTGAAAATTGTGGTATAGTATATGCTGCATTTTCCCAGATATAAACAAAGCAGCTCCGATAATCTTATTACCGAAGCTGCATGTTTGAAAAATAATTTTTACTAATAAAACTATATCGCTTGGTTACTAGTACCATCAAGCTTTATTTTATAACCGATATATTTGTTATCCCTGTCTGTATTGGTTTCATCATAAACAAGATAATATAACCATTCACCCGCAATATTTAAGTATAAGGACACTCTCTCATTAAGTCTTGAACGCTCACTTCCGTCCTTTTTAATCTTGTACAGTGCCTTATAGGAGGAATCATTTCTGTAATAAATCCAATCTCCTGAAACATTTATAAACGCACATACATCTCTTGTAACCCTTGTTCTTTCAGTTCCATCTGTTTTGATTTTATAAAGCCTGTCCCTATCTCCCCCATCGGAATAGTAAATCCAGTCACCATCAACAACTAAATACCATGCCCTGTTTTCATACAGCTTTACATCCTTTGATCCATCCAAAGAAACCTTGTGCAAGCTGTCTTTTGCATCGGCATTGGAATAATAAATCCAATCCCCTGAAATTGATAAATATTTTGCATCAAAATCATTTATTTTGGTCTTCTTGCTGCCGTCAAGCTTCATTTTATATATTCTGTTTTTTTCAGTGGAGTCGGTATAGTAAAACCATCCCTTGTAATAGGTTAAGTAGGAACAATTGTCTTCATTTATTACTTCACGGCCTGTCCCATCTGTTTTAATTCTGTTTACTTTAAATCCGTCATCCACATTTACATAATATACGTAATCACCGATAACATTTATAAATCTTGGTGTGTCATCAGTTAAAACAACTTTTCCGCTGCCGTCTACTCTTGATTTTGCCAACTTATAATCATTATCAGAAAAATAGATCCAATCCCCGCTTTTAAATACAGTACCAGCGTTGGATACATTGGTGTAAGGAGTTTCTGAAGGACTGTAAATTTCCTGGATTTTCTCCAGCTCACTTGTGTTGTTGTTGCTACTGCATGACGTCAATAAAAGAGAAAATAAAATAAATAAGATACTGACCTTTTTTATTAAACCATTCATTAAACCTGTCCCCTTTTTCTTTTTATGAAATAAGTTTAGCCATATAAAAATAATATGACTTATCCTATATTATTAATTATAATTATAAAATAATAAAATGAAAGCTTTTCTGGAAAAATTCAAAATTTTTTTACAATCTTAGTACAAAATAGCTTCCCATTTTGCAACCCTGATCGTTGTCTTGAGAAATTTTGGTATACAATACACCGTAATCTCTCAAGACGCGTAAGGGTTAAAATATCCCGTCGATCACCAGTGTTTCAAAAGGCCGACAGTCAAATAATACTTTTAATTTGGATAGCTCGCTGAAGTAGCATTAAAGTGTTTTGCCAGAAGAATTATATCCGACATGTTGATTGATTCATCCAGGTTGAAATCATATTCAGCTGCATACTTGGCATCGCCTTTGATTGAATTAAAGACCATAGCCAGATTGATTACATCAGACATGTTTATTGCATCATCGAAAACTCCGTTTTTAGGCAAGTCACCTGCCCACATTTCAACAGGCGAAGACTGCCCTGACAGCACCTTATCAGCCGACAGAACAATATTGTTTACTGTTCTTGTCAAATAACCTGTTTTGCTTATCCTCAATGTGTACCCGGTTGTGTTTGCAGGTAATCCTTTGAATTCAAAATAACCGTTTATATCAGTAACAGCACTAACCTGTTTTCCAACCACCTCAACATTGAATCCCTGCTTGAGTAGAGATGATGTCTGAGCTAAAGCTGCAAAGTCTGGGCTAATGTACCCGCTGAGCTTATAGCCTTCATCAGACTTCATCTTTAAACCATATCCCAATGGATAAAGAGGTGTTTTTCCATCGCCTTCATTCACAGGAATCTGAGCATTGCTTGAAGGCCAAGACATAGGAAGCTTTCCGGTAAAATCATAGTCGCCGAAGAGCACGTCAGATATACCATTGCCCTCAGAACCTGGAAGCCATGCTGCTACAAAAGCTGCTGAATCCTTTATCTGATCGGTAATAATCATCGGTCTTCCAGAAACCAGGACAATTACCATAGGTATGCCTGCACTCTTAACATTGTTTATAGTTTGGATATCATCAGCTGTCAATGACAGATCAGTTTTATCCCCTTTTACTTCTGCATATGGAGTCTCACCTACCACAACTACGGCAACATCATGGCCTTGTGCCCCATATCCGTTTAAGTTGTATGTTACAGTAGATCCTGAACCTACTGCACTTTTTATCCCTTGCAGTATTGTAGTACCCTGTGTAATGTTTCCACTCTTACCCTGCCAGGTTATTGTCCAGCCTCCGCATTGATTACCCATATCATCAGCATTCTTACCGGCTACAAATATTTTCTTTCCGCTTTTTTGCAAAGGTAAAACCTTGTTATCGTTCTTTAGCAAAACCAATGATTTTCTTACAGCTTCTCTGGCAACGGCTCTATGCTCAGCCGAGCCTACCGACGACATAAGACTCCTGTCTGCATATGGCTTTTCAAAAAGCCCTAACTGGAACTTAACCCTGAGAATTCTGGTAACAGCATCATCAATCCTAGAAAGAGGAACTTCCCCTGTCCCAACCAAATCTTTGAGATGTGCTATCACCGTCTTCCAAAGCCTTGGTTCCATATACATATCTACACCGGCGTTGACAGACTCCTTCACACAGTTTCTAAAGTTCGCCTTATCAATGTCTTTTATAGCTTCATAATCTGTCACTACAAATCCGTCAAATTTTAATTCATTCTTTAGAATATCGGTTAGTAAACGTTTATTTCCATGGCACTCCAATCCGTTTATACTGTTAAAAGATGCCATTACTGTCCTTGCACCTGCTTTAATTGCTTCTATGTACGGAGGTAGGTATTTTTCCCTGATCTGAGCTTCCGTTAACACCGCATCACTTGCATCAACGCCGTTTGTGGTAGCACCATCACCTATAAAATGCTTGATGCAGGCTAATATCTTATCATTCTTTGTAAGGTCGGTAATATAGTTGTCTCCCTGCAACCCCTTGGTTGCAGCTACTCCCATTCTTGTAACAATATCCAAATTCTCACTGAAGCCTTCATAGGTTCTTCCCCATTTTTCATTCTGCGGAACCGCTATACAAGGAGCAAAAGTCCAATGAACCCCTGTTGCCCTAACTTCTTTAGCAGTTATCTGTCCGATTTTATATACAAGATTTTCGTCATTTGCTGCCCCAAGGCCGATATTATGGGGAAAAATAGTAGCCCCATACAAGTTATTATGACCGTGCACAGCGTCTACTCCGTAAACAAACGGTATTTGCAACCTTGTAGCCATCGCCCCCTTTTGATAGCTGTCAACCATATCACACCACCCTGTCGGTGTGTTTGAAGTAGGAACATTTCCTCCGCCGCTTAAAATAGATCCCAGGAAATAATTTTTAACGTCATCAGCCGTGGCAGTATGTCTTTCCGGCTGAATCATCTGACCCACCTTCTCATCAAGAGTCATTCTGGACAGAAGATCCTTAACCCTTGCCTCCACAGGCTGGCTTGGATCCTGATAAATGTTTGCTGCCCTCACGGTAACAGGCGTGTTAACAAGCAGCAAGCTGGTGACCGTCACTGCCGATACCATTAAAGATAATACACTTTTTGACTTCCTTCTTATACTTTTTTCCCCTAATAGCATTTTTCTTCTCCCTCTCATTTTGTGATTTTTAAATTGCGGCTAGCTTTATTAATCAAAATTAAATAAAAGCCTCCTTTCCTTTTGAATTATGAACATAATCATTTTATATAAGTAATAGTGAACAAATAGACCAGTGCTGGGAATGATGTCTGTAGAAATCATATATTTATCAGAAATATTGCTATAAGATTAATAGAGTTATATTTTAAATTCTATCATTACAAGTAATTATTTTCAATCGCATTCTGTAATTCTATATAATTCTATACTTCAATCCGTGCTTGTATTATAATTGCCAATAAAATTAACAAATGCTATAATGTTAGAGGTAAAATTAACAATAACCATAAGGAGCAAATAAGATGAAATACTTAAAATTTCTACTTATATTTATTCCAATAAGTATAGCGTGTAAATTATTTAAGTTTGATGATGTTTTTCTTTTCTTCTCATCTGCTGCAGCCATAATTCCGTTAGCAGGAATCATGGGTGAAGCTACAGAAGAAATCTCAGCCTACTCAGGCCCAAGGGTCGGTGGATTTCTTAATGCCACCTTCGGTAATGCTACAGAGCTTATTATCGCATTCTTTGCATTGAAGGAAGGATTGTTTGACATAGTAAAAGCCTCCATTGCAGGTTCTGTTATAGGGAACATTCTTTTGGTCCTTGGTGCAAGTATGTTTGTAGGCGGACTTAAGTATAAAACTCAAACCTTTAATAAAAGTGCTGTTGAGGTTTCATCAAGTATGCTGCTGTTTGCAGTCATAGGCCTTGTTGTCCCAGCCATATTCATGCATACAGTTAAGCCGGAACTCTTCAATTCTCCACGGTACGAAAGCTTGAGTATAGGAATAGCTGCCTTTATGTTTGTAATTTACATATGTGGTCTTTTCTTCTCGTTCTATACACATAAAGACATATACGGAACCAACCATGCTGAAGAGATCAAGTCAAAGTGGAGCTTGAAAAAAGCAATTTCCATCCTTGTCGTTGCAACTGTTACAATTGCTCTTCAAAGTGAGTTCTTAGTAAGCTCAGTTGAATCGGTTACTCATTCACTTGGAGTAACCGAGTTTTTTGTAGGCATCATTCTCATCCCAATTATCGGAAATGCCGCAGAACACAGTACAGCAATTTTGATGGCAGCAAAAAATAAAATGGATGTAGCAATAGAGATCGCTATAGGCTCAAGCCTCCAGATTATACTGTTTGTTGCACCGCTTTTAATATTCCTAAGCCTTATATTTAAGCCTATGGACATGATATTTAACGAATTCGAGCTTATATCCATAATAGTAGCAGTTATAATAGCCAATAAGGTCTCAAATGACGGTGAGTCAAACTGGCTTGAGGGCCTTCAGTTAATAGCAGTATACGGTATACTTGCCATTTCATTCTTAATACTTTAAGTTTAATGGGCACTTACATCGGGAAATAATTTAAGGGGCTGCCACAAGTCAGTCCCTTTATATGTTTGCAATAATCATTTTACTTTTTTCATACAGCTAAGTCCAATAATAAATCAAGGTTCAATTCCGCTTACAAGCCGGCCATTAAGATAGAGCGTTACTTTGTCCCACTTTATGTACTTGTTTGTAGAGGCATTGAATGAATAATCTCCTGTTTGTTCATATTCAGTCCATCCTTCCTTAGCAAACCTTACCTGAACCTCAATGCTTTTACCTGGCTCTAACATATTTGCCTTGCTTGTAAATCCCATTTCCGCATAGCAATCAGCTTTAGCCTTTCGCGGACTCATTTTGACAAACTTGCATATGACAGTATCACTTCCCACTGTTGACCAGTCACACCAGAAATTTTGCCTCTTATCGTCATCACAGGTTAGGTAATATCTGAACTTCACATCTTGTAATTTTATACTTGTACTTCCCCTATTGGTGATCATAAACTTGGGGCTGATTGTGTTTGATTTGGCAGCGGGTATGGAATTATAATATTGGAGACTTATATTTCCAGAGACAGTAACTTTGGATGCAGTACTATCTTTTGCTGCCGTAACTGCCGCCTTTAAGTTATTACTGCCGCTTGCCTCTTTGTTACTTTTTTCAGAGGCCTGACCCGGTTCCACCCCCCCCACCTTAACACTCCCATCGTATACTGGTATATACATGGTCTTAACAACAGAACCCTTTAAAAGGCCTTTATAGGAATAATCATTTTCAGGATTAAAGCTTATATCTGCTGCAATTCTGAACTGAACTTCCTTCTTGTATGCAGACTGCCCTCCCGGTCTTATTTCAGTTCCGTGAAAATCAACTGTGATATAATAAATATCATCCTTTAACTGTTTTATTCCGGAAATTTTTGCACCACCCTGATTGTGATTCAGGCTGATCTTAAGGCTATCTGGGCTTTTGCCGGCCTGCTTTAATTCACTCAAGTCCATAAAGTATCTGAAGGACAACTTACTGCTGCTTCTTGCCGGCCATCCCGACATGTTGTTTAATAAAGCTTTTATCTCAACGAAATTATCTGCTGCTGCATTGACGGAAGCTTCAACAAAGAACTCATCCTCTGCCTTTTCAAAAACCTTGAAGCCTTCTATTGGACTTCCTCCATAGAGAAGATACATTTTGGCAAGGGCTCCTGTAAATCCTGCGTTGTAGTCACATGCTACCTCATTATTTGTATAATTACCGATTTCATCCTTATAGCCGTCATCACTGCCTGGACCTCCAACAAGAGCACCATAGAGAACGTGCCTGTGATGTTCAGGTACCGTCTGATTGTCTGCCCAGGACCCATGTGCAGTCCTATGGTGCGGATGCTGGGGCGGATTAGTACCATAACCCACTACAAAGCTTCTCCCGGAGCTTCCAAGTGCATACTCAATCTGCTTTTTGGCAAAGTCTCTATATTTTTTTGTCTTATCTTTACTGCACCCTTCCCAATCTGCATAAACGCTTGCCACAAAAGCTTCTGTAGTTGAGTAACGCAGCGAACCCCATTGATCAAGCCACGCCAACCCTTTAGGTGTATACTTGATTTTTTCGGCACCAACACCTGCCCAGTAGTCAAGATGTCTTTCTATGGATTCCTTATAAATAGATTTCTCGGTAATCCTTGCAAGAAGCAATTCTGCACCATTATGAACATCATCCCAGCAAAATGCCCATTTATATGCTATTGTATCTGTCTGCGGTTCTCTTTTCCAATTGGCTACATAGCCTTCAGCCTTGGATAGATAGGAAGATTCCTTTGTTGCAATATAAAGCCAGGCTCCCGCCCACGAAAGCTCATCATAAAAGCCGCTCCAAGACTTGTAAAAGCCCTCTGCCTCGGTGTATCCGCTATCACTCTTAGTGCTGTCGGCAAATCTAAAAAGCTCCTTTGCATGCCTTAGGCATTCATCGGAATACCTAGGATCGCTTTCTTCAAATATAACAGACGCTGCTGCTAAAGCCGCTGCAGTTTCTGCTACTACTGTCGAACCCGGTTTGGATTTATCCACTTTGTATGCAGGCCTTGCCATACTCATGGCCTCCGCAGGTCCCCACCATCCATGATCGGCATTTCCGTTTCCAACCTGATAATAAAACTCATCCGGCTTTGTGTGGCACTTCATAAAATAATCCGTAGCCCACCTAATATTTTCTAGCATATATTTTAACTGACCGCTCTTTATATAGGCCTCTTTATATTCATAAACACTCCAACTGAGAACTGCAGCACTATACGCCATAGGAAGTCCAAACTTCACATGGTCCCCTGCATCATACCACCCGCCTGTAAGATCTACTCCAACATCCGCACCGTCCTTCAATCCGGAGTCTCCCCTCCAGTTCATGCGGAGATTTTCCTCATCCAGGTTTCCCGACCTCTGACATTCATAGAAAAATATAGATTTTTGCAGTGCCTCACCAAAATTGTAGTCTCCAGTTGCAGGTGGTTGAGCCGGAAGCTTTTCATAAGTTTCTTCCAACTCCTTGTTATTTTCGCCATCCAAATTGTCCGCCGATCTACTTTTATCTTCACCATTAGGTGGTTCTCTTTCTGTCAAGTCAGAAATTTTTACCGAAGGTGCATTGGTTTTTTTACTGCCTTTGCCGGAACTCACCAGCTCTTTTGCCATAAATGCCATAAACAAAACAAGAAAAATTGAAGCAAAAATGATTATAAATTGCTTTGCTTCCTTCTTGCCCAGCTTAAAGTCAAGGTTATTTGGTTTCATTTTTCCATACTCCATTGTAATGTTTTATTTGTTTATTCCTAATGCAGTATTGTATTTATTAATAATCATATCCATTGAAGCATCCCACTCGGCATCTAAAGTACATAATTCCGAATGCTCCAAGAACCACTCAACAGACCGCTTTATACCGGTCTCAAACGAAACCGTTGCTTTAAAATCAGGGACAAATCTCTTTATTTTGCTGTTATCAAAAACAGCACTTTCAGCCTTGTCTCCCAAGAGGCTGCCGTAGCTTTCGGGATGTACGGCTGAAATGAAATCTGAGGCTATATGTATTATATCAGGCTTTACTCCTGCTGCTTTTCCAATCAGCTCATATATCATATTCCAGGTCAGCACCTCATCCGATGTAATATGAAAGGCATGACCTACAGCCATTGAATTACCCATAAGGCCTGTAAACCCTTTTGCAAAGTCTGTGTTATGAGTTATTGTCCACAATGAAGTTCCATCACCATGTACAATAATCTTTTTGCCTTTTTGCATTCTATCAACTATGGACCAAGGCTTCTGCCAGCTGTTTAAAGCAGCAGGTATCATCTGTAAACCGTAAGTTAAGCTTGGTCGCACGATAGTTACAGGAAATCTGTTGTTGCGGTACTGGGCCATCAGTATGTCTTCACAGTCTATCTTATCTCTTGAATACTGCCAGAATGGATTTGCAAGGGGCGTGGATTCGGTAATTATATAATCTGTAGGCGGTTTTTGATATGCCGAAGCGGAGCTTATGAATATGTATTGCCCCACATTTCCCATAAACAGCTCCAAATCAGTCCTTATATGTTCAGGAGTAAATGCAATCCAGTCGACAACTACATCAAAGCTGTGAGATTTTAAAACCTCCTTTATAGTACCTTTATCTCTTATATCACTATTTATTACCTTTGCTCCTTGTGGTAGGTATAAAGGCCTGTTTCCCCTGTTAAGAAGGTACAAGTCCATACCCTTTTGTATAGCCAGCTTTGAAACTGCCTCACTGATTATTCCCGTACCGCCTATAAATAGAACTTTCATCTCGTCACCTCTTAATGCAATTTATATTGAAAATTTGTTTTATTTAATTTACTTATTTTTTATTGTCAATTTGTTGAGTCTCGATAGCCATACCCACTTTCTATGAATCCTCCGGAACTTTTTCTGTACATATGAGTATTCTCTGATTGCCATATCAAACATCTCAACTGCTTTTTTATTATTTCCACTTTTTCTATATACCTTACCCATGCGATAGAAGTTTTCTGTATTGGCAAATTTGGCTACAGATTTTTCCAATTCAACCACCTTATCCATGTCAGGTTTTTCGGAACCAAGCTCATAACGTATGAGATAAATGTAAGGAAGACCGAATATCACCGAACTATCCAAGTTAAGTGCCTTTAAAAGCTCTTCCTTTCCCGCCTCACTTCTGCTAAGCTCCATTAGGGACATACCCTTAAATGCATGAAGCCTTGGAGAATTATCAATCCTTTCATATGCTTTATCAAGCATTTCAATTGCATTAGTATATTTTTTGCTTTCAAAGTAAAGTGTTCCCAATTCTAATGCATTGTTTGCATTAGAGGGATTAAGCCTCAACTCAAATAACAATGATTTGATCCGTCTTCTACGCTTTATGGGGCCAAAAATCGATCCGGAAATAATATTGAAAAACATTTTATCCAATATTAGGTATGCCACAAAGAGTATTATGATTGTTAAAATAAAATTACCTGTGATGGAGTTAAGTATAAAAAATATAAACCAATATTTCATGTTAAACCACCTTAATTTGATTATTAATACCACTTATGTGTTATAATTCTATACCTATGTCATTTTATCATATTAATAATCAAAAAGGTATCCAATATTATTTTAATATATGGGAAATCATGGAACATACTACACTCCAATTTCTTACGAAAGCAATGGAGGTTGCAAAATAAAGATTTTATATAAAGATAGGACGCCTTATACTTTCTATTAAGTATAAAGCATCCTATTAGATTCACCATAATTTATAAGACACCCAAAACCACAAATGGTTTTATTAATATTATCCAATAATTTTTCCCGAGTTGGGATCAATATAAACAAGCCAGAAACCAAAAGCACCATTCTTAGGTTCAACGCCTTCCTCCTGTGCCCATCTGCAAAACATGCCAAGCGGTCTTTGCTCAGATGAATAATTTCCAGGTACTCCCAATACAATATATTCCTTATCGCTGCTAATGTCATTACATATTCCTACTATCAGGCTTCTGTGCTTGTAATAAGCGAATAGAACCTTTGGATTAAATAAAAACGGGTTTCTTAAATTACTCTGA contains:
- a CDS encoding NADH peroxidase, which encodes MKKYVCSVCGYVHEGSEAPDQCPQCKAPKEKFYEKVEGLAQWADEHKIGVAQGVDAEILEGLRANFMGECTEVGMYLAMSRQADREGYPEIAEAYKRIAFEEAEHAARFAELLGEVVYADTKKNLQLRVEAEHGACQGKKDIATKAKQLNYDAIHDTVHEMCKDEARHGMAFKGLLERYFGK
- a CDS encoding DUF5050 domain-containing protein yields the protein MNGLIKKVSILFILFSLLLTSCSSNNNTSELEKIQEIYSPSETPYTNVSNAGTVFKSGDWIYFSDNDYKLAKSRVDGSGKVVLTDDTPRFINVIGDYVYYVNVDDGFKVNRIKTDGTGREVINEDNCSYLTYYKGWFYYTDSTEKNRIYKMKLDGSKKTKINDFDAKYLSISGDWIYYSNADAKDSLHKVSLDGSKDVKLYENRAWYLVVDGDWIYYSDGGDRDRLYKIKTDGTERTRVTRDVCAFINVSGDWIYYRNDSSYKALYKIKKDGSERSRLNERVSLYLNIAGEWLYYLVYDETNTDRDNKYIGYKIKLDGTSNQAI
- a CDS encoding glycoside hydrolase family 3 N-terminal domain-containing protein, yielding MLLGEKSIRRKSKSVLSLMVSAVTVTSLLLVNTPVTVRAANIYQDPSQPVEARVKDLLSRMTLDEKVGQMIQPERHTATADDVKNYFLGSILSGGGNVPTSNTPTGWCDMVDSYQKGAMATRLQIPFVYGVDAVHGHNNLYGATIFPHNIGLGAANDENLVYKIGQITAKEVRATGVHWTFAPCIAVPQNEKWGRTYEGFSENLDIVTRMGVAATKGLQGDNYITDLTKNDKILACIKHFIGDGATTNGVDASDAVLTEAQIREKYLPPYIEAIKAGARTVMASFNSINGLECHGNKRLLTDILKNELKFDGFVVTDYEAIKDIDKANFRNCVKESVNAGVDMYMEPRLWKTVIAHLKDLVGTGEVPLSRIDDAVTRILRVKFQLGLFEKPYADRSLMSSVGSAEHRAVAREAVRKSLVLLKNDNKVLPLQKSGKKIFVAGKNADDMGNQCGGWTITWQGKSGNITQGTTILQGIKSAVGSGSTVTYNLNGYGAQGHDVAVVVVGETPYAEVKGDKTDLSLTADDIQTINNVKSAGIPMVIVLVSGRPMIITDQIKDSAAFVAAWLPGSEGNGISDVLFGDYDFTGKLPMSWPSSNAQIPVNEGDGKTPLYPLGYGLKMKSDEGYKLSGYISPDFAALAQTSSLLKQGFNVEVVGKQVSAVTDINGYFEFKGLPANTTGYTLRISKTGYLTRTVNNIVLSADKVLSGQSSPVEMWAGDLPKNGVFDDAINMSDVINLAMVFNSIKGDAKYAAEYDFNLDESINMSDIILLAKHFNATSASYPN
- the cax gene encoding calcium/proton exchanger; the protein is MKYLKFLLIFIPISIACKLFKFDDVFLFFSSAAAIIPLAGIMGEATEEISAYSGPRVGGFLNATFGNATELIIAFFALKEGLFDIVKASIAGSVIGNILLVLGASMFVGGLKYKTQTFNKSAVEVSSSMLLFAVIGLVVPAIFMHTVKPELFNSPRYESLSIGIAAFMFVIYICGLFFSFYTHKDIYGTNHAEEIKSKWSLKKAISILVVATVTIALQSEFLVSSVESVTHSLGVTEFFVGIILIPIIGNAAEHSTAILMAAKNKMDVAIEIAIGSSLQIILFVAPLLIFLSLIFKPMDMIFNEFELISIIVAVIIANKVSNDGESNWLEGLQLIAVYGILAISFLIL
- a CDS encoding glycoside hydrolase family 9 protein, producing the protein MKPNNLDFKLGKKEAKQFIIIFASIFLVLFMAFMAKELVSSGKGSKKTNAPSVKISDLTEREPPNGEDKSRSADNLDGENNKELEETYEKLPAQPPATGDYNFGEALQKSIFFYECQRSGNLDEENLRMNWRGDSGLKDGADVGVDLTGGWYDAGDHVKFGLPMAYSAAVLSWSVYEYKEAYIKSGQLKYMLENIRWATDYFMKCHTKPDEFYYQVGNGNADHGWWGPAEAMSMARPAYKVDKSKPGSTVVAETAAALAAASVIFEESDPRYSDECLRHAKELFRFADSTKSDSGYTEAEGFYKSWSGFYDELSWAGAWLYIATKESSYLSKAEGYVANWKREPQTDTIAYKWAFCWDDVHNGAELLLARITEKSIYKESIERHLDYWAGVGAEKIKYTPKGLAWLDQWGSLRYSTTEAFVASVYADWEGCSKDKTKKYRDFAKKQIEYALGSSGRSFVVGYGTNPPQHPHHRTAHGSWADNQTVPEHHRHVLYGALVGGPGSDDGYKDEIGNYTNNEVACDYNAGFTGALAKMYLLYGGSPIEGFKVFEKAEDEFFVEASVNAAADNFVEIKALLNNMSGWPARSSSKLSFRYFMDLSELKQAGKSPDSLKISLNHNQGGAKISGIKQLKDDIYYITVDFHGTEIRPGGQSAYKKEVQFRIAADISFNPENDYSYKGLLKGSVVKTMYIPVYDGSVKVGGVEPGQASEKSNKEASGSNNLKAAVTAAKDSTASKVTVSGNISLQYYNSIPAAKSNTISPKFMITNRGSTSIKLQDVKFRYYLTCDDDKRQNFWCDWSTVGSDTVICKFVKMSPRKAKADCYAEMGFTSKANMLEPGKSIEVQVRFAKEGWTEYEQTGDYSFNASTNKYIKWDKVTLYLNGRLVSGIEP
- a CDS encoding SDR family oxidoreductase, translated to MKVLFIGGTGIISEAVSKLAIQKGMDLYLLNRGNRPLYLPQGAKVINSDIRDKGTIKEVLKSHSFDVVVDWIAFTPEHIRTDLELFMGNVGQYIFISSASAYQKPPTDYIITESTPLANPFWQYSRDKIDCEDILMAQYRNNRFPVTIVRPSLTYGLQMIPAALNSWQKPWSIVDRMQKGKKIIVHGDGTSLWTITHNTDFAKGFTGLMGNSMAVGHAFHITSDEVLTWNMIYELIGKAAGVKPDIIHIASDFISAVHPESYGSLLGDKAESAVFDNSKIKRFVPDFKATVSFETGIKRSVEWFLEHSELCTLDAEWDASMDMIINKYNTALGINK
- a CDS encoding tetratricopeptide repeat protein; protein product: MKYWFIFFILNSITGNFILTIIILFVAYLILDKMFFNIISGSIFGPIKRRRRIKSLLFELRLNPSNANNALELGTLYFESKKYTNAIEMLDKAYERIDNSPRLHAFKGMSLMELSRSEAGKEELLKALNLDSSVIFGLPYIYLIRYELGSEKPDMDKVVELEKSVAKFANTENFYRMGKVYRKSGNNKKAVEMFDMAIREYSYVQKKFRRIHRKWVWLSRLNKLTIKNK